In Stomoxys calcitrans chromosome 2, idStoCalc2.1, whole genome shotgun sequence, the following proteins share a genomic window:
- the LOC106080934 gene encoding uncharacterized protein LOC106080934, which yields MWTLLPKMERVNTQFDKYTKIWMGPKATNFFDTDCSIGKILFAFMKNNPKNICQISDTEGTALNNGEAITFGIRIAQYFRSIGLKQDDVVGIVSSNGTYTLPVVLGCLLNCTPFHAVNYKNDEATIKHLFQSTRPKVIFCDGGIYLNVAAIGKMLKAKMFTMKDHRFDMAKVEDLLEPTNAELFYVPETLKLGGDQTVAILCTAGSSGMPKNVSISNSSCLFDYGFVTGQDVIFSFSTIDVASGMFNMLFSCGHGSTRIITDRRESAEYLLELVNKYKVTLLTLTPLNFVCLAKSPQLTKEKLSSIRFINIVGGNIPVTSLLKMQNYLSNGFISYGYALTECGGIAGNMGVGHPNSVGKIIPGIKVKIHDENGRSLNHGELGEILVHTGKTWNGYYGNPNESKRMQDYQGWFHTGDLGYFDKDNYLYVLDRKCDSLRFHGMQYWPREIEQCVAELPDVLDVCVFGLWNEVDGDAAAAAVVKIPGSKLSEQDIVEYVAKRLVVSHKQLHCGVFFLDDLPKTGSGKVVRDRARDMALGKHWVTPKTSFNRLIN from the exons ATGTGGACGTTGCTTCCAAAAATGGAAAGAGTCAACACCCAGTTTGATAAATATACTAAAATATGGATGGGGCCAAAAGCTACAAACTTTTTTGATACTGATTGCtcgattggaaaaattttatttgcttttatgaaaaataatcCCAAAAACATTTGTCAG ATATCCGACACTGAGGGCACAGCCTTGAACAATGGTGAAGCTATTACATTTGGCATTCGCATAGCCCAATATTTCAGATCGATTGGACTCAAGCAAGACGATGTTGTGGGCATTGTTAGCTCCAATGGCACGTACACCCTGCCAGTGGTTCTTGGTTGTTTGCTGAATTGCACTCCATTTCATGCCGTAAACTACAAGAATGACGAAG CCACCATAAAACATTTATTCCAAAGCACGCGACCCAAAGTGATATTTTGTGATGGGGGGATTTACCTGAATGTGGCTGCCATTGGAAAAATGCTGAAAGCCAAAATGTTTACAATGAAAGATCATCGTTTCGATATGGCCAAAGTGGAAGATTTGTTGGAGCCAACAAATGCAGAATTATTTTATGT GCCTGAAACACTTAAATTGGGTGGAGATCAAACTGTGGCAATTCTATGCACGGCCGGTTCTTCGGGGATGCCAAAGAATGTTAGCATTTCAAATTCTTCCTGCTTATTCGATTATGG ATTTGTTACTGGCCAAGATGTGATTTTCTCCTTCAGCACAATTGATGTCGCTTCCGGCATGTTTAATATGCTCTTCAGTTGTGGCCATGGTTCAACTCGCATCATTACCGATAGAAGAGAAAGCGCAGAATATCTTTTAGAACTGGTCAATAAATACAAAGTAACCCTTTTAACATTGACACCCCTTAACTTCGTCTGCCTGGCAAAAAGTCCACAGCTAACCAAAGAAAAGTTGTCCAGTATTCGCTTCATCAACATAGTTGGTGGTAATATACCTGTGACATCTCTATTGAAGATGCAAAACTACCTTTCAAATGGTTTCATATCGTATGGATATGCATTGACAGAATGCGGCGGTATTGCCGGCAATATGGGTGTAGGCCATCCCAATAGTGTGGGAAAGATAATACCGGGAATCAAGGTGAAAATCCATGATGAAAATGGCCGCAGTCTGAATCATGGAGAGCTTGGGGAAATTTTAGTTCACACGGGTAAAACATGGAATGGCTATTATGGCAATCCTAATGAATCCAAGCGCATGCAAGATTACCAAGGATGGTTTCACACCGGCGATTTGGGTTATTTCGACAAGGACAACTATTTGTATGTGTTGGATAGAAAATGTGATTCGTTACGCTTTCACGGCATGCAATATTGGCCTCGAGAAATTGAACAGTGCGTGGCCGAATTACCCGATGTCCTGgatgtttgtgtttttggtcTCTGGAATGAAGTGGATGGAGATGCCGCTGCAGCGGCGGTTGTTAAAATTCCCGGCAGTAAACTAAGTGAGCAGGATATAGTGGAGTATGTGGCCAAGCGTTTGGTTGTATCTCACAAACAACTGCATTGTGGCGTTTTCTTTCTCGACGACCTGCCCAAGACGGGCAGTGGCAAAGTTGTCAGAGACAGAGCTCGTGATATGGCCTTGGGCAAACATTGGGTTACACCGAAGACTTCTTTCAATCGCCTCATAAATTGA